The Citrifermentans bemidjiense Bem genome window below encodes:
- a CDS encoding IS481-like element ISGebe1 family transposase produces MPWRPVDTMTLRFEFVHLALQEGSNIAFLCKRFNISRPTGYKWISRFLETGVEGLIDLSRKPLTCPHKTVTATEDAILKLREEHQAWGARKLRKRLEKLGHQGVPVPSTITAILRRNGCIDPAESDKHTAFQRFEHPYPNDLWQMDFKGSIPMKHHGRCHPLTVLDDHSRFSVVLVACANERTETVKAALIEAFRQYGLPYRMTMDNGSPWGNDQYNDLTPLTVWLIRNEIRVSHSRPYHPQTQGKDERFHRTLVAEAIAGRVFEDLADCQLRFDTFRHCYNLERPHESLGMETPMTRYKPSRRTYSEILPEIQYAPDDEIRKVQAEGKVSFKGRCVRLAKALRGQPVAFRPTIRDGEYGVYFCSQKIAEVDLKEQKV; encoded by the coding sequence ATGCCTTGGCGACCGGTGGATACTATGACCCTGAGATTCGAGTTCGTTCATTTGGCGTTGCAGGAAGGCAGCAACATAGCCTTCCTTTGCAAACGCTTTAACATCAGCCGTCCGACCGGCTACAAATGGATTAGCAGGTTCCTTGAAACCGGCGTCGAAGGCCTAATTGACTTATCTCGCAAGCCACTGACCTGTCCACATAAGACGGTCACTGCGACCGAAGATGCTATTCTCAAGCTTCGCGAAGAACATCAGGCTTGGGGAGCACGTAAGCTACGTAAGCGTCTTGAAAAACTTGGGCATCAGGGGGTGCCTGTACCTTCGACCATAACAGCAATCTTGCGCCGCAACGGCTGCATTGATCCAGCTGAGTCAGATAAACATACTGCTTTCCAACGGTTCGAGCACCCATACCCAAACGACCTATGGCAGATGGATTTCAAGGGCAGTATTCCGATGAAGCATCATGGTCGCTGTCATCCGTTGACTGTTCTGGATGACCATTCCCGGTTTAGTGTGGTGCTTGTAGCCTGTGCCAATGAGCGAACAGAAACGGTTAAAGCTGCTTTGATTGAGGCATTCAGGCAATATGGATTGCCATATCGAATGACCATGGACAATGGCAGCCCATGGGGTAACGATCAATACAACGACCTTACGCCATTAACGGTCTGGCTTATCAGAAACGAGATACGGGTCAGCCACTCTCGCCCCTATCATCCTCAAACACAGGGTAAGGACGAGCGGTTTCACAGAACTCTGGTTGCAGAAGCAATCGCTGGAAGAGTCTTCGAAGACCTAGCTGACTGCCAGCTTAGATTCGACACCTTCAGGCATTGCTACAACTTGGAGCGCCCACACGAATCACTAGGTATGGAAACTCCGATGACGCGTTATAAGCCTAGCCGGCGGACTTACTCAGAAATACTGCCCGAGATTCAGTACGCCCCAGACGACGAGATCCGAAAGGTCCAGGCCGAGGGTAAGGTGTCATTCAAAGGCCGATGTGTGCGCCTCGCGAAGGCGCTCAGGGGGCAGCCGGTGGCATTTCGGCCAACCATACGCGATGGCGAATATGGCGTTTATTTCTGCAGCCAGAAAATCGCAGAAGTCGATCTCAAAGAACAAAAAGTGTAA
- the moaC gene encoding cyclic pyranopterin monophosphate synthase MoaC, giving the protein MFNHFDEQGQAIMVDVSGKTCTLRTATAQARVLLKPATLAAILEGSVAKGDVLGVARLAGIAAAKKTPDLIPLSHPLAIHHAAIEFRHDPATGELRIEATVRAFERTGVEMEAMTAASVAALTVYDMCKGSDKSIAIAEVVLMFKEGGKSGTYRRGES; this is encoded by the coding sequence ATGTTCAACCACTTCGACGAGCAGGGACAGGCCATCATGGTCGACGTGAGCGGCAAAACCTGCACGCTCAGGACCGCGACCGCACAGGCCCGGGTGCTGCTGAAACCGGCAACCCTGGCCGCCATCCTGGAAGGCTCGGTCGCCAAGGGGGACGTTTTGGGCGTCGCCCGCCTGGCCGGCATCGCCGCGGCCAAGAAGACCCCCGACCTGATCCCCCTCTCCCACCCGCTGGCGATCCACCACGCCGCCATAGAGTTCCGGCACGACCCGGCCACAGGCGAGTTGAGGATAGAGGCGACGGTTCGGGCCTTCGAGCGGACCGGCGTCGAGATGGAGGCGATGACAGCCGCCTCGGTCGCGGCGCTCACCGTGTACGACATGTGCAAGGGGAGCGACAAGTCGATAGCGATAGCGGAAGTGGTGCTGATGTTCAAGGAAGGGGGCAAGAGCGGGACCTACCGTCGCGGCGAGTCGTAG
- a CDS encoding molybdopterin molybdotransferase MoeA, translating to MPSFEEARDIILANVHPLGEEMVPLLEAVGRVVKRDVVAPWDLPQFDNSAMDGFAVRAANCSKVPAELSVTGFLPAGGDGPAALETGCAVRIMTGAPIPPGCNAVVPIEETEEMGDRVVIRQKVQPRQHIRHQGSDVAAGAPILEAGTTVRPAEIGMLAAMGQALVPVHRKVRVAILSTGDELIELGEAPSPGRVINSNALSLAAAVREAGAEPVLLGIARDDIESHREKIQQGFRFDALITSAGVSAGDRDLVREVLAELGAQEQFWKVAMKPGGPTAFALQDGRPVFSLPGNPVSTMITFELLVKPALLKMMGYRKVVRPFMKGILAEDAHKKEGKTHFIRVTVKKRHGRYVAYCAGDQHTAILSTMTRCDGLAALPSEATFVPAGSEVDLVLLRDVELVPETTS from the coding sequence ATGCCAAGCTTTGAAGAAGCACGCGATATCATCCTGGCCAACGTGCACCCCCTGGGAGAAGAGATGGTTCCCCTCCTGGAGGCCGTGGGCCGGGTGGTGAAACGGGACGTCGTCGCCCCCTGGGACCTGCCTCAGTTCGACAATTCCGCCATGGACGGCTTCGCCGTTCGCGCCGCTAATTGCAGCAAGGTTCCGGCGGAGCTTAGCGTCACAGGGTTCCTGCCGGCCGGCGGTGACGGGCCGGCCGCACTAGAGACAGGGTGCGCGGTACGCATCATGACCGGCGCCCCTATTCCCCCAGGATGCAACGCGGTGGTCCCCATTGAAGAAACCGAGGAGATGGGCGACCGTGTGGTGATCCGGCAGAAAGTGCAGCCGCGGCAACACATCCGGCATCAAGGTTCCGACGTCGCGGCGGGAGCGCCGATCCTGGAGGCCGGCACCACGGTACGCCCCGCCGAAATCGGCATGCTGGCGGCCATGGGGCAGGCGCTGGTCCCGGTCCACAGAAAGGTCCGCGTGGCGATACTTTCCACAGGCGACGAGCTGATTGAATTGGGCGAAGCCCCGTCCCCCGGGCGGGTGATAAACTCCAACGCCCTCTCGCTTGCCGCCGCCGTGCGCGAGGCGGGAGCCGAGCCGGTGCTGCTGGGGATCGCCAGGGACGACATCGAGAGCCACCGGGAGAAGATACAGCAGGGGTTCCGGTTCGACGCCCTGATCACCTCGGCCGGAGTATCGGCTGGAGACCGCGACCTGGTCCGGGAAGTTCTGGCAGAGCTCGGGGCGCAGGAGCAGTTCTGGAAGGTCGCCATGAAGCCCGGCGGCCCGACCGCATTCGCCCTCCAGGATGGAAGGCCCGTCTTCTCGCTTCCCGGCAACCCCGTGTCCACCATGATCACCTTCGAACTGCTGGTCAAACCCGCGCTCTTGAAGATGATGGGCTACCGGAAGGTGGTGCGCCCGTTCATGAAGGGGATACTGGCGGAGGATGCCCACAAGAAGGAAGGAAAGACCCACTTCATCCGGGTCACCGTCAAGAAGAGGCATGGCCGCTACGTCGCCTACTGCGCCGGAGACCAGCACACCGCAATACTGAGCACCATGACCAGGTGCGACGGGCTCGCCGCCCTCCCCTCCGAGGCCACCTTCGTCCCGGCAGGAAGCGAGGTCGATCTGGTCCTCTTGAGGGACGTGGAGCTGGTGCCGGAAACCACCTCGTAG
- a CDS encoding HesA/MoeB/ThiF family protein, giving the protein MLKAVTFLKESTQAGMLSWSAQSQAVARFGLRYHEVEALALENGIFPARYQRNRNMISIEEQLKLFRSRVAVIGCGGLGGYVIEELARIGVGHIVAIDPDIFEEHNLNRQILSTPATLGKAKVEAAVDRVAEINPAVTVTPIKDYFCLANGSEQLAGAMVAVDALDSIPYRLELAEFCTVAGIPMVHGAIGGWYGHVATQLPGDTTVQSIYRHWVAGKGIEQQLGNPAFTPAVVASLEVAEACKILLGKGELLRDRKLSIDLLEMEVHEISYPKVPPVELVVAA; this is encoded by the coding sequence ATGCTCAAAGCTGTCACCTTTCTCAAGGAATCCACCCAAGCGGGGATGCTCTCCTGGAGCGCGCAGAGCCAGGCCGTGGCCCGGTTCGGCCTGAGGTACCACGAGGTCGAGGCGCTGGCCCTGGAAAACGGGATCTTCCCGGCACGCTACCAGCGCAACCGGAACATGATCTCGATCGAGGAGCAGCTGAAGCTTTTCCGTAGCCGCGTGGCGGTGATCGGCTGCGGGGGGCTCGGAGGGTACGTCATCGAAGAGCTGGCCCGCATCGGCGTCGGCCATATCGTGGCCATTGACCCCGATATCTTCGAGGAGCACAACCTGAACCGCCAGATCCTTTCCACCCCGGCGACGCTCGGCAAGGCCAAGGTTGAGGCCGCCGTCGACCGTGTGGCCGAGATCAACCCCGCCGTCACGGTTACCCCCATCAAGGACTACTTCTGCCTCGCCAACGGCTCCGAGCAACTGGCCGGCGCCATGGTAGCGGTCGATGCCCTCGACAGCATCCCCTACCGGTTGGAACTGGCAGAATTTTGCACCGTGGCAGGGATACCGATGGTCCACGGCGCCATCGGCGGCTGGTACGGCCACGTGGCGACCCAGCTTCCCGGCGACACCACGGTGCAGAGCATCTACCGCCACTGGGTAGCGGGAAAAGGTATCGAGCAGCAATTGGGAAACCCCGCCTTCACCCCGGCCGTGGTGGCGAGCCTGGAGGTGGCCGAGGCCTGCAAGATCCTCCTCGGCAAAGGGGAGCTTTTGCGCGACCGCAAGTTGAGCATCGACCTGCTGGAGATGGAGGTTCACGAGATCTCCTACCCGAAGGTGCCCCCGGTCGAACTGGTCGTCGCGGCATAA
- a CDS encoding MoaD/ThiS family protein has protein sequence MLITLKLFATFRNGRFKVAEQELPEGTDVRAVVLSLGLTEEEIGIVMLNGRHGELDSKLSDHDTLSLFPLVGGG, from the coding sequence ATGCTGATCACGCTCAAGCTTTTCGCGACATTTAGAAACGGCAGGTTCAAGGTGGCAGAGCAGGAACTCCCCGAAGGGACCGACGTGCGGGCGGTAGTGCTGAGCCTCGGACTCACCGAGGAGGAGATCGGCATCGTCATGCTGAACGGCAGGCACGGGGAACTCGACTCCAAACTCTCCGACCACGACACCCTTTCACTGTTTCCATTGGTAGGAGGAGGCTAA
- a CDS encoding aldehyde ferredoxin oxidoreductase family protein — protein sequence MDKIFRVNMTDLTTKIEEVPAAWAGLGGRALTSTIVAAEVPPTCHALSAQNVLCFAPGLLTGTAAANSGRLSAGAKSPLTGGIKESNAGGTAAQMLAKLGIKALIIEGAPKSGTWYNLSVGINGVTINEEKELLGVGNFAVIDAVEQRLGKKTGVLTIGIAGELKMTAANISVKDPDSKIRSHGRGGLGAVMGSKQIKFISIDGEGSKPVTIADPEKFKTAARAFSKALLDHPVSGEGLPTYGTNVLVNILNEAGGLPTRNFTTGQFEGHDKISGETMHDTIAARGGKVKHGCHAGCIIQCSQVYNDKDGKYVTSGFEYETIWGLGADCCIDNLDDIARADNLMDDIGIDSIETAVMFGVAMEAGILNWGDSKEMLRLLTEEIGKGTALGRILGGGAGSVGRTYGVTRVPVVKNQAIPAYDPRSVKGIGITYATSTMGADHTSGYTIATNILNVGGYVDPLKKDGQVELSRNLQIATAAVDSTGMCIFVAFPALDIPECLPALIDMINARFGIALTGDDVTNLGKHVLKLERKFNQEAGLTNVHDRLPDFFKNEPVAPHNAVWDFTDAEIDEFWNF from the coding sequence ATGGATAAGATTTTTCGCGTCAACATGACCGACCTCACCACGAAGATCGAAGAAGTTCCGGCAGCCTGGGCGGGCCTGGGCGGCCGCGCCCTGACCTCCACCATCGTGGCCGCTGAAGTACCGCCGACCTGTCATGCGCTCTCCGCGCAGAACGTCCTCTGCTTCGCACCGGGCCTTCTGACCGGCACCGCCGCAGCCAACTCCGGCCGCCTCTCCGCAGGCGCCAAGAGCCCCCTCACCGGCGGCATCAAGGAGTCCAACGCCGGCGGCACCGCCGCGCAGATGCTGGCTAAACTCGGCATCAAGGCCCTCATCATCGAAGGCGCTCCGAAATCCGGCACCTGGTACAACCTCTCCGTAGGCATCAACGGCGTCACCATCAACGAAGAGAAGGAACTCTTAGGCGTCGGCAACTTCGCCGTCATCGACGCAGTGGAGCAGCGCCTGGGCAAGAAGACCGGCGTCCTCACCATCGGCATCGCCGGTGAACTGAAGATGACCGCGGCAAACATCTCTGTTAAGGACCCGGACAGCAAGATCCGCAGCCACGGCCGTGGCGGCCTGGGCGCAGTCATGGGCTCCAAGCAGATCAAATTCATCTCCATCGACGGTGAAGGCTCCAAACCCGTGACCATAGCAGATCCGGAGAAATTCAAGACCGCGGCAAGGGCGTTCTCCAAGGCGCTTCTCGACCACCCGGTCTCCGGCGAAGGCCTGCCGACCTACGGCACCAACGTCCTCGTCAACATCCTCAACGAAGCAGGCGGTCTTCCGACCAGGAACTTCACCACCGGCCAGTTCGAAGGGCACGACAAGATTTCCGGCGAGACCATGCACGACACCATCGCGGCACGCGGCGGCAAGGTGAAGCACGGCTGCCATGCAGGCTGCATCATCCAGTGCTCGCAGGTCTATAACGACAAGGACGGCAAGTACGTCACCTCCGGCTTTGAGTACGAGACCATCTGGGGCCTGGGCGCTGACTGCTGCATCGACAACCTGGACGACATCGCCCGCGCCGACAACCTGATGGACGACATCGGGATCGACTCCATCGAGACCGCCGTCATGTTCGGCGTCGCCATGGAAGCCGGCATCCTCAACTGGGGCGATTCCAAGGAAATGCTCCGCCTGTTGACCGAAGAGATCGGCAAAGGGACTGCCCTGGGCCGCATCCTCGGCGGCGGCGCCGGCTCCGTCGGCCGTACCTACGGCGTCACCCGCGTCCCGGTGGTCAAGAACCAGGCGATCCCGGCCTACGACCCGCGCTCCGTCAAGGGTATCGGCATCACCTACGCGACCAGCACCATGGGCGCCGACCACACCTCCGGCTACACCATCGCCACCAACATCCTGAACGTCGGCGGCTACGTCGATCCGCTCAAGAAGGACGGCCAAGTAGAACTCTCTCGCAACCTGCAGATCGCGACCGCTGCGGTCGACTCCACCGGCATGTGCATCTTCGTGGCCTTCCCGGCTCTCGACATACCGGAGTGCCTCCCGGCCCTGATCGACATGATCAACGCCCGCTTCGGCATCGCCCTTACCGGCGACGACGTCACCAACCTGGGCAAGCATGTCCTGAAGCTTGAGCGCAAGTTCAACCAGGAAGCAGGGCTCACCAACGTGCACGACCGCCTCCCGGACTTCTTCAAGAACGAGCCGGTGGCGCCGCACAATGCGGTGTGGGACTTCACCGACGCAGAGATCGACGAGTTCTGGAACTTCTAA
- a CDS encoding iron-containing alcohol dehydrogenase — translation MALGEQTYGFYIPTVSLMGIGSAKETGGQIKALGASKALIVTDKGLSAMGVADKIKSQVEEAGVSAVIFDGAEPNPTDINVHDGVKVYQDNGCDAIISLGGGSSHDCAKGIGMVIGNGGHIRDLEGVNKTTKPMPAFVAINTTAGTASEMTRFCIITNTDTHVKMAIVDWRCTPNVAINDPLLMVGKPAALTAATGMDALTHAVEAYVSTIATPITDACAIKAIELIAEFLSKAVANGEDLEARDKMAYAEYLAGMAFNNASLGYVHSMAHQLGGFYNLPHGVCNAILLPAVSQYNLIACPKRFADIAKALGENIDGLSVTEAGQKAIDRIRTLSASIGIPTGLKALNVKEADLTIMAENAKKDACQFTNPRKATLEQVVQIFKDAM, via the coding sequence ATGGCATTAGGAGAGCAGACGTACGGTTTCTACATTCCGACAGTATCACTGATGGGTATTGGTTCCGCTAAAGAGACCGGTGGCCAGATCAAGGCACTGGGCGCATCCAAGGCGCTGATCGTTACCGACAAAGGCCTCTCGGCCATGGGCGTTGCCGACAAGATCAAATCCCAGGTTGAAGAGGCCGGTGTTTCCGCAGTCATCTTCGACGGCGCAGAGCCCAACCCGACCGACATCAACGTGCACGACGGCGTGAAGGTGTACCAGGACAACGGCTGTGACGCGATCATCTCCCTGGGCGGCGGTTCCTCCCATGACTGCGCTAAAGGCATCGGCATGGTCATCGGCAACGGCGGCCACATCCGCGATCTCGAAGGCGTGAACAAGACCACCAAGCCGATGCCGGCATTCGTGGCCATCAACACCACCGCAGGCACCGCGTCCGAAATGACCCGTTTCTGCATCATCACCAACACCGACACCCACGTGAAGATGGCGATCGTCGACTGGCGCTGCACCCCGAACGTCGCGATCAACGACCCGCTGCTCATGGTCGGCAAGCCGGCGGCACTGACCGCGGCAACCGGCATGGACGCACTGACCCACGCCGTCGAGGCGTACGTGTCCACCATCGCTACCCCGATCACCGACGCTTGCGCCATCAAGGCAATCGAGCTGATCGCCGAGTTCCTCTCCAAGGCAGTTGCCAACGGCGAAGACCTCGAGGCGCGCGACAAGATGGCTTACGCCGAGTACCTGGCCGGCATGGCGTTCAACAACGCATCGCTTGGCTACGTTCACTCCATGGCTCACCAGCTGGGCGGCTTCTACAACCTGCCGCACGGCGTCTGCAACGCCATCCTGCTCCCGGCCGTCAGCCAGTACAACCTGATCGCTTGCCCGAAGCGTTTCGCCGACATCGCGAAAGCCCTCGGCGAGAACATCGACGGCCTCTCCGTGACCGAAGCAGGCCAGAAGGCAATCGACAGGATCCGCACCCTCTCCGCTTCCATCGGCATCCCGACCGGCCTCAAGGCCCTCAACGTCAAGGAAGCCGACCTCACCATCATGGCTGAGAACGCGAAGAAGGACGCTTGCCAGTTCACCAACCCGCGCAAGGCAACCCTTGAGCAGGTCGTCCAGATCTTCAAGGACGCAATGTAA
- the moaA gene encoding GTP 3',8-cyclase MoaA yields the protein MALIDAYGRRINYLRLSVTDRCNMRCSYCMPAQGVEKLEHKEMLSYEELYRVAGACIAQGIEKIRVTGGEPLVRKGIVPFLERLARVPGLKELVLTTNGLQLEEMAQPLKRAGVARLNISLDSLRPEVFARITRGADLKRVLSGIEAAEKAGFANLKINMVVMRGVNDDEILDFAALSIEKPYTVRFIEYMPTLQDEGWNAQSMPGSEILARIAERYPLLPMVGAEMAGPARNFKIEGAAGAIGIITPVSGHFCESCNRIRVTAAGRMRGCLFSDQGVDLKPLLQSLDPYRLQEEIRRIVTHKPGRHHIAEPEAEKITVNMSRIGG from the coding sequence ATGGCACTGATCGATGCCTACGGCAGGCGCATAAACTATTTGAGACTCTCGGTCACCGACCGCTGCAACATGCGCTGCAGCTACTGCATGCCGGCGCAAGGCGTGGAGAAGCTCGAGCATAAAGAGATGCTGAGCTACGAAGAGCTCTACCGGGTAGCCGGCGCCTGCATCGCACAGGGGATAGAGAAGATCCGGGTGACCGGCGGGGAACCGCTGGTGAGGAAGGGAATCGTGCCTTTCTTGGAGCGTCTGGCGAGGGTGCCTGGCTTGAAGGAGCTGGTGCTGACCACCAACGGACTGCAACTGGAGGAGATGGCCCAGCCCTTAAAGCGCGCCGGGGTGGCGCGGCTCAACATCAGCCTCGATTCGCTCAGGCCCGAGGTCTTCGCCCGCATCACCCGTGGGGCGGACCTGAAGCGGGTGCTCTCCGGGATAGAGGCAGCAGAAAAGGCGGGTTTCGCGAACCTCAAAATAAACATGGTAGTGATGCGCGGGGTTAACGACGACGAGATCCTGGACTTCGCCGCCCTCAGCATCGAAAAGCCGTACACGGTGCGCTTCATAGAGTACATGCCGACCCTGCAGGACGAGGGGTGGAACGCGCAAAGCATGCCGGGGAGCGAGATCCTCGCGCGGATCGCCGAGCGCTATCCGCTCCTCCCCATGGTGGGTGCAGAGATGGCGGGACCGGCCCGCAACTTCAAGATAGAGGGCGCGGCCGGGGCCATCGGGATCATCACCCCGGTTTCCGGGCACTTCTGCGAGAGCTGCAACAGGATCCGGGTCACCGCCGCCGGCAGGATGCGCGGCTGCCTCTTCTCCGACCAGGGTGTCGATCTCAAACCGCTGCTGCAGAGCCTCGATCCCTACCGGCTGCAGGAAGAGATCCGGCGCATCGTGACGCACAAGCCGGGGCGGCATCACATTGCCGAGCCGGAAGCGGAGAAGATAACGGTCAACATGTCCCGCATCGGTGGGTGA
- a CDS encoding MOSC domain-containing protein — translation MSGSIVAVSVSKSKGEKKTPMESVHVRENFGIIGDAHAGDWHRQVSLLAQESIDKMVSLGLSVGPGDFAENITTRGVDLVNLPIGSRLAIGPVVLEISQIGKVCHTRCAIFYQAGDCVMPKEGVFATVVSGGVVRPSDEIELL, via the coding sequence ATGTCCGGTTCGATAGTCGCGGTAAGCGTGAGCAAGAGCAAAGGGGAGAAAAAGACTCCGATGGAGTCGGTGCATGTCCGGGAAAACTTCGGCATCATCGGTGACGCCCATGCTGGCGATTGGCACCGCCAGGTGAGCCTCCTGGCCCAGGAGAGCATCGATAAGATGGTCTCGCTGGGGCTCTCCGTGGGGCCCGGCGACTTCGCGGAGAACATAACCACCCGCGGAGTGGATCTGGTCAACCTCCCGATCGGCTCGCGGCTGGCCATAGGCCCGGTGGTGCTGGAGATTTCCCAGATCGGAAAGGTCTGCCATACCCGCTGCGCCATCTTCTACCAGGCCGGCGATTGCGTCATGCCTAAGGAAGGGGTATTCGCCACGGTGGTGAGCGGCGGAGTGGTAAGACCCTCAGACGAGATCGAGCTGCTGTAA
- a CDS encoding electron transfer flavoprotein subunit beta/FixA family protein, translating to MYVVACIKQVPDTTQVQIDPVTNTLVRDGIPFIINPYDTHALEESLRMKGRYGFKAAALSMGPPNAEAALRKALALGVDEAILLSDRAFGGADTLSTSNVLAAAISKLAQDDEVGIVFCGKQTIDGDTAQVGPGIAIRLGFSQLTLVDRIEHLDFLAKKIRVRRKLEGRYEIVEAKLPAMITVVRELNRPRYPTVPMRLKASKGEVRVWDNSELKLDPNSIGLKGSPTWVSRIFSPERSKGEMLGDGLNDPKGTARLLVERLLARDMLAV from the coding sequence ATGTACGTGGTTGCTTGCATTAAACAGGTTCCGGACACTACCCAGGTGCAGATCGATCCGGTGACCAACACGCTGGTGCGCGACGGTATCCCCTTCATCATCAACCCCTACGATACGCACGCGCTGGAGGAGAGCCTGCGCATGAAGGGACGCTACGGCTTCAAGGCCGCGGCTCTCTCCATGGGCCCGCCCAACGCGGAAGCGGCCCTCAGAAAGGCGCTCGCGCTCGGCGTGGACGAAGCCATCCTCCTTTCCGACCGCGCCTTCGGCGGCGCCGATACCCTTTCCACCAGCAACGTCCTCGCTGCCGCCATCAGCAAGCTGGCGCAGGACGATGAGGTGGGGATCGTGTTCTGCGGCAAGCAGACCATTGACGGGGATACCGCGCAGGTCGGCCCGGGCATTGCGATACGGCTCGGTTTTTCGCAGCTTACCCTGGTGGACCGCATCGAGCACCTGGATTTCCTGGCAAAGAAGATCAGGGTCAGGCGCAAGCTGGAAGGGCGCTACGAGATCGTGGAAGCGAAACTCCCCGCCATGATCACCGTGGTGCGCGAACTGAACCGCCCCCGCTACCCAACGGTGCCGATGCGCCTGAAGGCTTCCAAGGGCGAGGTGAGGGTCTGGGACAACAGCGAGCTGAAGCTCGATCCCAACAGCATCGGGCTCAAGGGGTCGCCGACCTGGGTGAGCAGGATCTTCTCTCCCGAGCGGAGCAAGGGCGAGATGCTCGGCGACGGCCTGAACGACCCGAAGGGGACCGCGCGCCTCCTGGTGGAGCGGCTTTTGGCCAGGGACATGCTGGCGGTGTAG
- a CDS encoding electron transfer flavoprotein subunit alpha, protein MSEAKPKLKKPRGKVRLLEGKCIACGARCQSSCPVDGIQMSDAGEPQIELSKCIGCLKCVKACPGSALEIFYTKEELEILAALAGQQDLAEDEADPEELARREYVAGYQGVWVFVEQTEGEAARVSWELMGKGKELAAKLGVELCAVVMGHKVEHLCHEAFTYGADKAYLLDQPVLEYYRTYPYLDALCHLIERYKPEIVLMGATGMGRDLAGAVATRVKTGLTADCTGLDIDPKRNLMQTRPAFGGNIMATIMCDRFRPQMATVRSHVMPMPAQTAGRSGKIVHASFPLSESDVFTKVLQVIRDSKAGHVDIAGAEFIVSGGRGMMAKENFAILQELADELGGVVGASRSAVDAGWMPGDRQVGQTGKTVRPKIYIACGISGAIQHLVGMQDSDLIIAINRDKEAPIFEVASYGIVGDLFEVVPAITATLRELKAAKNPGGQPADRDVEAA, encoded by the coding sequence ATGAGTGAGGCAAAACCTAAACTGAAGAAGCCGCGCGGGAAGGTTCGGCTCCTAGAGGGCAAATGCATCGCCTGTGGCGCGCGCTGCCAGAGCAGCTGTCCGGTAGACGGCATCCAGATGAGCGATGCGGGTGAGCCGCAAATAGAACTCTCCAAGTGCATCGGCTGCCTTAAGTGCGTGAAGGCCTGCCCGGGCTCCGCCCTGGAGATCTTCTACACCAAGGAAGAGCTGGAGATCCTGGCGGCTCTCGCCGGGCAGCAGGACCTTGCCGAGGACGAGGCGGACCCGGAGGAGCTGGCGCGACGCGAGTACGTTGCCGGTTACCAAGGCGTCTGGGTCTTCGTGGAGCAGACTGAAGGCGAAGCGGCCCGTGTCTCCTGGGAACTGATGGGGAAGGGGAAGGAACTCGCCGCGAAGCTCGGCGTGGAGCTCTGCGCCGTGGTCATGGGGCACAAGGTGGAGCACCTCTGCCATGAGGCCTTCACCTATGGCGCCGATAAGGCGTACCTACTGGACCAGCCCGTGCTGGAGTACTACCGCACTTACCCGTACCTCGACGCGCTTTGCCACCTGATCGAGCGCTACAAACCGGAGATCGTCCTCATGGGCGCGACCGGCATGGGGCGCGATCTGGCAGGCGCTGTGGCGACCCGGGTGAAGACGGGGCTCACCGCCGACTGCACCGGCCTCGATATCGACCCCAAACGGAACCTGATGCAGACCCGCCCTGCCTTCGGCGGCAACATCATGGCGACCATCATGTGCGACCGCTTCCGTCCCCAGATGGCGACGGTGCGCTCCCACGTGATGCCGATGCCCGCGCAGACGGCCGGCCGCAGCGGCAAGATCGTCCATGCTTCCTTCCCCTTAAGTGAGTCCGACGTCTTCACCAAGGTGCTGCAGGTGATCCGCGACAGCAAGGCGGGGCACGTCGACATCGCCGGGGCTGAATTCATCGTCTCCGGCGGGCGCGGCATGATGGCCAAGGAGAACTTTGCCATCCTGCAGGAGCTTGCCGATGAACTCGGAGGCGTGGTCGGTGCATCCCGCAGCGCGGTAGACGCGGGTTGGATGCCGGGCGACCGGCAGGTGGGACAGACCGGTAAGACGGTGCGCCCGAAGATCTACATAGCCTGCGGCATCTCCGGCGCCATTCAGCATCTGGTGGGGATGCAGGACTCCGATCTCATCATCGCTATTAACCGTGACAAGGAAGCCCCCATCTTCGAGGTGGCGAGCTACGGCATCGTGGGCGACCTGTTCGAGGTCGTCCCCGCCATCACCGCCACGCTGCGCGAGCTGAAGGCCGCGAAGAACCCGGGCGGCCAGCCCGCCGACCGGGACGTCGAGGCGGCGTAA